A portion of the Trachemys scripta elegans isolate TJP31775 chromosome 9, CAS_Tse_1.0, whole genome shotgun sequence genome contains these proteins:
- the SMCO1 gene encoding single-pass membrane and coiled-coil domain-containing protein 1: MRMTKEAISLHSLNETLNRVENRLQTVETQFKELNSAMEKLTQKLQFQDKTLEKQMGEDELWISLLEGRFTSVEINLFYSYVSEMLCCLHSCVRVKLPDLAGSLPTLASVMRRKGKNQRIRLVWEAVLEMLGLQEGDILALCTFFIIHCSEAQYYPANQRRKYTSDISTMITKVVKNQILRESLLCAVQVVENGRAQRDPKKIITLVQK, from the exons ATGAGGATGACTAAAGAGGCCATATCTCTGCACTCCCTGAATGAGACATTAAACAG GGTGGAAAACAGGCTGCAGACAGTGGAGACTCAGTTCAAAGAGCTGAACTCTGCCATGGAGAAACTGACACAGAAACTGCAGTTTCAGGATAAAACCCTGGAGAAGCAGATGGGCGAGGATGAGTTGTGGATATCCTTGCTGGAGGGCAG GTTCACTTCAGTGGAGATAAATCTTTTCTACAGCTATGTCAGTGAAATGCTTTGCTGCTTGCATTCCTGTGTCAGAGTGAAGCTGCCAGATCTGGCGGGAAGCCTCCCCACATTAGCCTCTGTCATGAGGCGCAAAGGCAAGAACCAGAGAATTAGACTGGTGTGGGAAGCAGTGCTGGAGATGCTGGGGCTGCAAGAAGGAGATATCTTAGCTCTATGCACCTTTTTCATCATACATTGCTCTGAAGCACAGTATTACCCAGCTAACCAGAGGCGAAAGTACACCAGTGATATCAGCACGATGATAACCAAGGTGGTGAAGAACCAGATCCTTCGAGAGAGCCTGCTGTGTGCTGTCCAGGTGGTAGAGAATGGCAGAGCACAGAGGGATCCAAAAAAGATAATAACCCTTGTCCAAAAATAA